Within the Phaseolus vulgaris cultivar G19833 chromosome 9, P. vulgaris v2.0, whole genome shotgun sequence genome, the region ggaattatttttttaaaatgtgttctgaattacataatgcGGAAGCCTTTTCTGATTTTTTATTGAAGGGCAGAAACGTATTTTCACATAAAAGTATGGGGTGCCATAAGaatgtatggaggtgcaggaagaagcaacCCTCAAGTGGGTTGGGATGGAGGCACTGCATGGGCCCAATTAAATAAAGCCCAAATGGCCACAATTATTTTTGAAGCCAATTTGTAGACACATGATTTCTTCGGACACCtccataaaattttaaaataccaAAACTGTCCTTcagtaaaaaagataaaatgaaaGAATTGTTTTACATTTTGTCCACGAGTGGTAAAGAAGGTGTTTATTGTGGTGGTGGGGTGCAGTGTCACGGTTGTGGTGCTTGAGCTCGTGGTTGAGGTGGTGGTGGTAACTATTGTGGGTTCCGACAGTGGTTGGTTTGTCATTCTCCTCTTTCTCTGGTAAGTTATCGTGCTCTTAAATACTCatttccggattatgtaatccgctCCATCAACGAATCATGCAATCCGGTGTCAAGAACAACAGTGTTCCGAATTAGATAATCCATGTGTATAACGGATCCGGAACGTGCAAAACTCACACAAAAACCAAAACCAAAGCTATGGATTATTCAATCCGAAACACAAAAAATGCAACTTCCGGATTATGCAATGCGGAACTTAATTGGATAAACCtaccggattatataatcttgAACGTTGAAAACCTAACACctaccggattacataatccggaaccTAATTAAAAACCcaccggattacataatctggaaccTAACTTAAAACTCATCCGGTACCTATTTGTGTAAATGGTTATAGGCAGGCTTTCGCCACATTTCACTTCAAAATTAAAACCAATGAAATTACTAACATGTAAATGCTGTAAATGAAGATGGCAGTGGAAAAGGAGACCTTTAGAAGGAATGGAAGCTTTGAGATATGGAGAACTTGGAGAGAATGAGAAAGCTTGAAGGAGGTGAAGAAGGTGGGAGATGGTTGAGGTGTGCGGCGTTGGGGTGAAGGAGAGGGAGAGAAGGTGAAAGTAGGTTAAATTAAATTAggttaaagttatattttattttttcaattttttctacTGAAGGGTATAATAGTAAATGTGTTTTTAGTATGGGGTGTCAGAAGAACCCAAATTCTTTCCTTTTATGCATTGCAATATGTTTTCTTTTACTGTACACTCTTTCTGTATGCTGTCAAATGATTCTTGCAGTGAGatggttatttatttttaatttcagatgATTGAAATCTGGCATTATTAGTGAATTGTGGTAATGgttatttctttttagtttaaGATTATTCAAAGCTTTTATTATTAGTGGAATATGGTGGCATTTGATACACTATTTTACACTCCATGTACTTAGCATTAGTTAGTTtggtttttaatttctaataaatTTATCTCAACTGCAGGTTGCACTTGACTATATTGGGAAAAGAGGATCCACTGTTGGTGTAACCAAGGAAAAGAGAATTAAGTGAGTTTAGTTGGATGTTTTAAAACCTGACAATGATTTGTGCTGCATCCTTTTTACTGAGTTAGGGTTACACTTGTATCATAATCTGCAGGTATGCTAAGGAGATCCTTCAAAAGGAGATGCTCCCTCACGTTGGCATTGGAGAATATTGTGAGACCAAGAAAGCTTACTATTTTGGGTAAGTTTATTCTTTTTCAGATACTGTGTTTTCATTTTGATGACATGGTGAGTATTTATTATACTGTCATTGCCCTATAGATATATCATTCACCGGTTACTACTCTGTGCGCTTGGGCGGAGAGCTGAGGATGATAGGGATCATTACGGAAACAAGAGGCTGGATCTGGCCGGTCCTTTACTTGGTGGTCTTTTTAGAATGGTTTGTATCTGATATTACCCAGTTTCATTTGTCTTTTTACACAGTAACTTTCTGATTAGTCAATTCCTGACCGCTGGAACTTGTGCTGCAGCTATTCAGAAAGCTAACTAGAGATGTCAGGGCATATGTACAGAAGGTTTGTTCAGACTTCAAGTTACTCCTATTGCTGTATGCATTTTGCATTGCCTAAACCTTTGTACCCCATGAATGTTGTAGTGTGTTGATAATGGGAAAGATGTTAATCTGCAATTTGCTATCAAAGCAAAAACTGTCACTAGTGGACTTAAATACTCACTTGCTACTGGTAATTGGGGGCAAGCAAATGCTGCAGGGACTAGAGCTGGAGTTTCACAGGTATGATTCAAGTAATTGTTTTGCTATGTCTTCTATAGAAGAAATAAAACTGATCATTTTGATCTTCTGCTTCAGGTGCTGAATCGTTTAACCTACGCATCCACTTTATCTCACTTGCGAAGACTGAATTCCCCAATAGGGCGTGAAGGTAATCTTTCTTGGCTATTCAAGCATGATCCACCCTACAATTTTTCCCTCTCTGTTTTTACATTGCCTGCATAAATTAATACTGTAAATGTAATAGGTATTGTTTTGTCAGTTATTTCTGTAGATTCACTCAGATTATGCATTATTGCAATACTGCTTGTCTATCTAAGTTGTAATTAATACTGTAATTTTTACTATTCCAGGGAAGTTGGCCAAACCAAGACAGCTGCATAATTCACAATGGGGAATGATGTGTCCAGCAGAAACACCCGAAGGACAAGTGTGTATTTTGCCTTCTAAGCATACTTCTATATTATTACTCATCTTTCTCTCTGGTGTTTACGAGTGTGATTGGGCTATTATATAGGCCTGTGGACTGGTGAAGAATCTGGCATTGATGGTCTACATAACAGTTGGTTCAGCTGCATATCCTATTCTAGAGTTTTTGGAAGAATGGGGCACAGAGAATTTTGAGGTTGATGGCCTTCCTGTGCAAAGTTACTTTGTTTCTCTGTCGAGTCCTTATGATTTCTATGCTTAAATTTGTTTGTTCTCTATCTCGCATAGGAAATTTCTCCTGCAGTGATTCCCCAAGCAACAAAAATTTTTGTAAATGGTTGCTGGATGGGTATCCATCGTGATCCTGATATGTTGGTGAGAACATTAAGAAAGCTGAGACGAAGGGTAACTATCATTTcacttttgatttttttggactgcctattttttttgtttgattgaATCTGTCCGAAAAAGCAATCCCCCTGCTTAAAAGAAGATAGCATGCTATAGTAATAGTAGGTACGATATGATAACGGTGGCATTATTTTCCATATCTAATATTATGGGCCTGACTAATCTATCTTAAAACTTCCCAGATGCTGCTACTTATTATGAAATTCTACATGTGTTTATACGAGTGTTTTTCTCAAATTTATATTCTCCTGTATTGTATGAAGTATAAGGTCATTAGGCCTATAAATACATGAGCCTGctggttattttaaaaaatatggacTGCTAATTCTAAGGAGTCAAATCCCTGTGATTATGGGATTGTTTCTAAATACATAAACCTAGTCTTAAATGCAAGATATGGCTttgataaagaataaaattacagCAAGGATAAAATATTTTCAGAGGAGGCCATAGCATGAGTCTTTCAAATAGTTGGTTTACTGATAACTTCATGATAGAGCCCTCTGAATAGCCATTATTTACTTTCTTTTGGGATTTGCTTAATTAAAGTTGCTTAGATGTTTTAATTGCGGTATGATATGATGCTGATGGTTCTCATGGTTCAGGTTGATGTTAACACTGAAGTTGGGGTTGTCAGAGACATCCGTCTTAAAGAATTGCGTATATATACAGATTATGGTCGTTGCAGTCGTCCTTTATTCATTGTGGATAGGCAAAGGCTTCTCATAAAGAAGAAGGATATTCATGCTTTACAACAGAGGGTGAGCCGGCATCAACTTAGTGTATCTTTGGAGTTGACATTGTTTCAGTAATTGCTTAACTCATTATTCAATTTCTTCAGGAATCCCCTGAAGAGGGTGGATGGCATGATCTAGTTTCCAAGGGCTTTATAGAATATATTGACACGGAAGAAGAAGAGACTACAATGATTTCCATGACAATTAATGTTAGTATTATAATTCTGGATTTGAAAAAAGTATACCCTTTATTGAGTATGTAGGTTCATTAATGCAAATAAAGAGGCTATAAagcaacaaaaattaattattgaataCATGTTACAGGATCTTGTACAAGCTAGGATCAATCCAGAAGAAGCATATTCTGATACTTATACTCATTGTGAAATCCACCCATCACTGATTTTGGGTGTATGTGCTTCCATCATACCATTTCCTGATCACAATCAGGTAAatttgtattttccttttttatgcatttcattttgattaatACACTTTATCCATCTTACTTATCTATAACTGGTGCAATCAGTCCCCACGTAATACTTATCAGTCTGCAATGGGAAAGCAAGCAATGGGAATATATGTTACCAACTACCAGTTTCGAATGGTACTGTTTGTTCTTTCTTGTGATTAATAAGTGCCTTCTTCTGTATATGTATTTTACTTGAAACTGGATTTTACTCCATGTTTTTGCTCCATTACTTAGGACACCTTGGCCTATGTTTTATATTATCCGCAAAAGCCACTAGTCACTACAAGAGCCATGGAGCATCTTCACTTCCGTCAACTCCCAGCTGGAATTGTAAAATCATGCTTCctttctttatttcattttgttgataatttaaACATTCTAATACATTTACCCGTTGTGTCTTAGAATGCCATCGTGGCCATTTCCTGTTATTCTGGTTACAATCAAGAAGATTCTGTGATCATGAACCAGTCATCAATAGATCGTGGATTCTTTCGGTCTCTGTTTTTCCGTTCATATAGGTACTAATGCCCTTAATTGGATATTTTCTCCTTTTGGTTGCCATGTTTGTGATTTTTATGAAATGCTGCTTTCTTTAACTTTTATAGAGATGAAGAGAAAAAGATGGGAACCCTAGTCAAAGAAGATTTTGGCCGTCCAGATAGAGCTAACACCATGGTGAGAATTTTGGCTTTGGTCGCAAATTACTATTCTTGCTTTGCATTTTTATTTGGGAAAAGATATTGGTTTCTTGTTGGTGGTTTATTACGGAGTTTCATTTTCAGGGAATGAGACACGGTTCTTATGATAAGCTGGACGATGATGGTCTTGCACCACCAGTAAGCATATCTGTATTTATACTTTTTGTTGTCTGTTCCCgataaattttacaaaaatcaatttattataATGAAATAGGGCACAAGAGTATCTGGTGAGGATGTTATTATTGGAAAGACCACCCCAATATCTCAGGAGGAGGCTCAGGGACAAGCTTTACGATACACTAGGCGTGATCACAGCATAAGCTTACGTCACAGTGAAACTGGAATTGTTGATCAAGTAAgtttataatattcatttacTTCAATGTGCTACATGTTGAGTTTGAGCCTATGTTATGAACGCTTAGTGAGTGAATGAGAggctttaaattttaattattaaataaagcgttgcatacaaaaataaaatgtcTACATGGGAAGTAAGAACATATTATTGTATTCCAGAATCCTGAATTCTTATCATTTACTTTAATCACcggattataatttttttttcgatTTTGTAGGTTTTGCTAACAACAAATGCTGATGGATTGAGATTTGTGAAAGTAAGAGTGAGATCTGTTCGTATACCACAGATTGGTGACAAATTCAGTAGTAGACATGGTCAGAAGGGAACTGTTGGTATGACTTATACTCAAGAAGACATGCCTTGGACTGTAGAAGGCATCACCCCTGATATTATTGTCAATCCACATGCCATTCCTTCTCGAATGACAATTGGTCAGCTTATTGAGTGTATCATGGGGAAGGTGGCAGCTCACATGGGAAAAGAAGGAGATGCTACTCCTTTTACAGATGTTACTGTAAGTAATATTCTTCCATCTAATACCCTAAACCTAACCATGTAGAACAAACGAAAATGTCTGTTCTTCAGGGTGAATTATATCTTTTTATAGAAGTCAGTCAAAATGATTTTTCAACTTCACCTGTCTGATAAAATTCATTTTTGGTATATTTATCTCAAGACATTGAATATGTGTTGTCTATGTTTAAAATTCTATCTTTTATTACTGTAATCCAGGTGGACAGTATCAGCAAAGCTCTACACAAATGTGGGTATCAAATGCGTGGTTTTGAGACTATGTACAATGGTCATACAGGGAGACGTCTCAGTGCAATGATTTTCCTTGGTCCTACGTATTACCAAAGATTGAAGCACATGGTTGATGACAAGATCCATTCTCGTGGCCGGGGTCCTGTGCAGATCCTCACAAGGCAACCTGCTGAGGGAAGGTCACGAGATGGAGGTCTTCGATTTGGAGAGATGGAACGAGATTGCATGATAGCTCATGGAGCTGCTCATTTCCTGAAGGAAAGGTTGTTTGATCAAAGTGATGCATATAGGGTCCATGTATGTGAGAAATGTGGGTTGATAGCTATTGCAAATCTCAAGAAGAATTCCTTTGAGTGCAGGGGGTGCAAAAACAAAACTGACATTGTTCAGGTGAATGATCGTTTATCTTTTCTAGTAGTCGATGTGTAACTTTTCCTTGTGCTGATTTTTTTTTGCTTTGATTGTCCGTGTAGGTTTTCATTCCTTATGCTTGTAAACTCCTCTTCCAAGAGTTAATGGCTATGGCCATAGCTCCAAGAATGCTTACAAAGGACGTCAAATCTAAAAAGGACCAAAGAAGAAGGGAGCCTCATAAACATGTTTGACCAAAGACACTTTTCTTAAATTCGCACTTCAAGCTCTCCAGAACTTGGACTATACATGGTATCTAAACTACACGAACCTTTCAAAAGTGTTGGGAAAATCACTACCGAATAGTTTTCTTACATTCCTGATTGATGTTTCCCTTTGCCTAGAAGGCTGGTGCTACCCTTTTGCATTTGCTTTTACTGTTTCTCTATTCAAGGGTGCTCGTTCTTAGCGATTAACATTTACCAAGCATGTATGAAGAAGTTTTAGAATCCTTGAGCTTTCTTCTTATTCAAAACAGCATAGATGGGTTAgtattaagagaaaaataaagttAGCGGAAGTTTCTGTTACGTACTTATAGTGAGCCGCGTTTTAAATGCAGTGAAAGGAACTGAGTATTACTGTACAAGTGTCTTGTGTCCAATCAACCATGAATTCCAGCTCCAATTTTTGAAATCCTTTTATTGGTTTACGGGATGGTCAAGATGTGAATACGGTTAAAAGTTGTATAAAAGAAGTGCCTGAATCAGgtgatttaaatttaattgcAAAGCTGGAAAGAGATGGTATATTGTATTTGTACTCTAGGTCCTATAGCTGTTTTTAAGTTAAATTACTGTACAATTTAGTTAActgaaataattatttatctaaCAGTGCGTTTTGTTCAATAGCTAAGGAGTTTTCTCTTCTGCCAGTTCCTCCTTACTTCACAGCCTATGAGCTTGCTGATTGGGATCATTGCTTAGATACCCGAAATCTTTTACATCTGGTCATTCTTTCTTGGGTATCGTGCAAATGGAAAAGGTAAGTCATTAATTGCATCTTTCTATGTAGTGAAGCTAAGAATATATGTAGCCCTATTTGCTAGTGCTGTCACTTGGATTTTCATCTTATGCTTGTTTGCTTGTATTCGCCAAAAATGTGCATGAAGATGCAAAAAGAGTGAGTCCAGTGGGAGTTTGTTTCCAGTCAAATGTGGAAAAGATGGAGAGGTGCACCTCTTTTTTGTGCCAAAATGAAGAGAAGTATTACATAATTGATTGTGTAATGTATTTtccttttatctttttcatgtttaaaatagtgtggattttaaacaaatattttttaaatataataataatatataaatataaaaaaaactgaataaaataatattgcaATGAAAATGCTTTCTTTTATTCGATCTTAATTgaaataacaatattttatgCCCATTtcttactttttcttttctttcttttttcactCCTTTTCTATGATTCAATTCAAATAGAACATTAATGAAAAACTTGCACTCATATCCTTCCGGTAGTTATTAGGGCTATGTAACAATCAAAATTTATCTCAGGCACTTGCATtctctataaatatttttcaagcTGCACAtccataaaatttgaaattttaattttacatttctGAAATTTGTATTTCAACTTATAGAATATGGAATACAAAATTGTATTcttattttgaattgtacattttaaaatgtaaaattgtcttatgtataatctaaaatagaaaattgtattttaaattttacaatcataaatacaaaatatataattcgaaacacaattttgtattttgaattgtatattacgaaatataaattttatgaaatttttaataaacttaTTTTGAAGAATACAAATACAATCCtgattatgcattttggaatgTATTTTCGGATGAAATGTATTTTCATTGTATTGTATTAATACATTCTGGATAGTGGATCCCGGAATATAATCcaaaatagaaatatatattctctaatatacacttttaaatatatataatgattGTACATTCCAGAATCATATACTCACAACTCAaaggtaaaattaaaattttaaattttattgactGCAACTTAAAAACATGAAGTTGTAGAGTGCATCTACATCtatcttataaataaataaatatgagttAACAGTTTTGGCATAGTTTTGGCATAAGGGTGTATTGGAAATTTTACGTTgactagaaataaaaaatattttattaatatatgagtGAGCGATcgtaaactttattttataagttagatttaaagtttatatttttaatataataataattaaataatattaataataaacgTTGTTGgattaagttttttaaaaatttaagttcAACTTTCTAAGTCCAATCCCCTTCAAGCTAGCTACCCTATACAATCCAAAGACGAAAACAATCATATTAATGACGAAaatcatacaaaataaaaatataatcaatctTAAATAACACAAACATATGAAACTTACATAAATAAATCTAAATGTATGAGGCGTCTTAAAATGATGAAATTCTGATCTTCAACAAATTTAAGATTAGAACattcattataaaataatatcatatttttaataaatatattctcatatctaaatatacattttatcctatttaatttaagtaaaacacaataatctcttttatgcacatttttttattaaaatatatagtaAATTACTTGTTTATCTTCTTATATATGCaaatattacaatattattCACCCTTATATTTTGTATGACACTTATGTTAAAATATATAGTGTACTCCATTAATTTAGATTAACAATATTGCAAAAgaatattctttaaaatatattttcaattaaaatgtattaaataattttaatttatcaagTTATTTTTCACTAACTTgataaagtttttttaaatctatagttaaatttaaaataaattaaatttattaaataatatataagtatagaAATTATGAGAtaagttattattattgttatgtattcaaataaatttgaatttaaatattttaaaatgcttgataaattatttttaagcaattaaagagatatGCCTCTATTATTTTCTCTACCAATATATAATCTAGTTTACCACCTTAAAATCTTTTcattaaatatacatatattataataatatttattaaatgtaataaattaatatatttgataaatataatatttgattatatcattaaattttatcgtatattatgtttaaaattcataataataattattatataaaaatattaaatttatttatatttatctaaATACTATATGAGTCTTATTATCTCAATATTTACACTTCATTTTATTATCTATTTATATCATTGTATAAATAATGCATCATTCTATAGCTTCTTTTTGTCATATTTTAATTGgaaaattttatcatttaataaataaaaatatgtatttatttaataaaataagtaattgAACAATTATTCTCAAATTCAAAATaacttttccttttaaaaatattttttttgatatcattcttacaaaattatatatttttcaaattgtgCTGTcttagaatattttatattttaatatgatattattttaatatataagaatGTGAATAtacattcataaatatatatatatatatatatatatatataaagatgaGGAAGGAAATAGGAGGTAGGTAGTTGTAAATgcttaaatataaattaattttgattatgattcatgtaagtttttttttaatttgtttttggttctttaaaattgaaaaatcattACTTTTGATCTTTAATATCAAATGACACTAATTAAATACTTATATGTTAGAAAATATGTTAGTTGATTATTTAAAGTATCAATGCATTTATATTAgtgttttgatttaattttagcATGTGATATTTTACATCTCAAAATATAAAGttctaatataaatatacaagtatatattacattacataagtgtatatatatatatatatatatatatataaacttaatGTTGATTACCTAATCTCTACAGGCTTAGTATTTGTACTAAATTATATCATAGATCTCAGAGCTCAACCTTTTCACACatatatattttactatttCACACATAATTATTTGAGTTCCATTAAAAATTTGcccaactatttttttttcaaaaacatagttttattttatttttgaataaatGTATTCAACCtctaatagaaaaataaaacttatatatgattttaataacttattttttataatgaattatgattttatgTAGTACATTATTAAGGATTTAGGGTGTATTTTTGGAGTCAAATGTGTGAGAAGTTaaaaaagtgaattttgagtgaTTTGAGAGTGGAGTGTGAAGAAattgaagtttttttaattgatttatgtTTAGATTTTTTAGAAAAGTTTATTAGAATTTGTGATTAATGTTATAGTTGTTggagaatttttaattttttttaagtttacaaATTGTCATTGTctttaaaagtatttaaataataaaatatgattttttttttagattttagttaattaaaattttgtaagaatagttatttttaaaaaagaatacgaattatttataatattaaaaatttatacttctatttaaaaattgttggagaattaacttatttatgaattataattttttttaattaaagtactATTTCCGTGTAAGAATTAGTTTcacaaaaaatacaaattatgtaATGTAAAATTGTTCAAACACTTTATGATTGTCaggaaaattatttaaataaaaaattgaaatatataaatttctaaaatattcaaaaatttaaataaatataagtcctaaatatttaatgtcctatattaataaaaaaaaattgaaatatataaattctttaaaatatttacaaatcttaaattattaaatgtattatttaaataaaatttaaaatatataattgttttaaaatattcaaaattttaaataaataagaatcataattatttaatgttctatttaaataaaaatctaaaatatataaaattcctaaaatattcaaaatcctaaatatctaatgtcctatttaaataaaaatttaaaatatataaaatttctaaatatttaaaattttaaataaatacaaatcctaaatatttaatgttttatttaaataaaaatctaaaatatataaaaaaattaaaatattcaaaatcttaaacaaatacatatcctaaatatttaatgtcttatttaaataaaaatttaaaatatataaaatttctaaaatattcaaaatttaaaaaatttaaaatatattattataaaataattattatgtaAAGGGCAGGCTAAGGTTTTTTCACTTTCTACGCATTTTTTC harbors:
- the LOC137821917 gene encoding DNA-directed RNA polymerase II subunit RPB2-like, which gives rise to MELEDEYEEQMMEDEEEEDEITQEDAWAVISAYFEEKGLVRQQLDSFDEFIQNTMQEIVDESADIEIRPESQHNPGHQSDSAETVYKISFGQIYLSKPMMTESDGETASLFPKAARLRNLTYSAPLYVDVSKRVIKKGHDGEEVTETQDFTKVFIGKVPIMLRSSYCTLYQNSEKDLTELGECPYDQGGYFIINGSEKVLIAQEKMSTNHVYVFKKRQPNKYAYVAEVRSMAESQNRPPSTMFVRMLSRTSSKGGSSGQYIRATLPYIRTEIPIIIVFRALGFVADKDILEHICYDFSDTQMMDLLRPSLEEAFVIQNQQVALDYIGKRGSTVGVTKEKRIKYAKEILQKEMLPHVGIGEYCETKKAYYFGYIIHRLLLCALGRRAEDDRDHYGNKRLDLAGPLLGGLFRMLFRKLTRDVRAYVQKCVDNGKDVNLQFAIKAKTVTSGLKYSLATGNWGQANAAGTRAGVSQVLNRLTYASTLSHLRRLNSPIGREGKLAKPRQLHNSQWGMMCPAETPEGQACGLVKNLALMVYITVGSAAYPILEFLEEWGTENFEEISPAVIPQATKIFVNGCWMGIHRDPDMLVRTLRKLRRRVDVNTEVGVVRDIRLKELRIYTDYGRCSRPLFIVDRQRLLIKKKDIHALQQRESPEEGGWHDLVSKGFIEYIDTEEEETTMISMTINDLVQARINPEEAYSDTYTHCEIHPSLILGVCASIIPFPDHNQSPRNTYQSAMGKQAMGIYVTNYQFRMDTLAYVLYYPQKPLVTTRAMEHLHFRQLPAGINAIVAISCYSGYNQEDSVIMNQSSIDRGFFRSLFFRSYRDEEKKMGTLVKEDFGRPDRANTMGMRHGSYDKLDDDGLAPPGTRVSGEDVIIGKTTPISQEEAQGQALRYTRRDHSISLRHSETGIVDQVLLTTNADGLRFVKVRVRSVRIPQIGDKFSSRHGQKGTVGMTYTQEDMPWTVEGITPDIIVNPHAIPSRMTIGQLIECIMGKVAAHMGKEGDATPFTDVTVDSISKALHKCGYQMRGFETMYNGHTGRRLSAMIFLGPTYYQRLKHMVDDKIHSRGRGPVQILTRQPAEGRSRDGGLRFGEMERDCMIAHGAAHFLKERLFDQSDAYRVHVCEKCGLIAIANLKKNSFECRGCKNKTDIVQVFIPYACKLLFQELMAMAIAPRMLTKDVKSKKDQRRREPHKHV